The following proteins are co-located in the Solea solea chromosome 21, fSolSol10.1, whole genome shotgun sequence genome:
- the prrt2 gene encoding trafficking regulator of GLUT4 1 — protein sequence MAANMTPAPAVWPGEGQPSLLDPDASPSNHVSVPVPCPAAAGDPHVHSCSSSVGSSPANARRPRSKSRGELVIVINEKLKNSNGMHPASAESTSPVISSPPRRQHSISYPHHGKTRKGSRAGSIGYTAFSPRPSISRHSSIATNPPLDRTMVKDYLLLSVLACFCPVWPINIVGFVYSIMSKNSLEQGNLDGAVRLGRVAKMLSVVSLVGGTVIIIACIVNLAINVKT from the exons ATGGCCGCGAACATGACGCCAGCTCCAGCCGTCTGGCCCGGCGAGGGACAGCCGTCGCTGCTGGACCCGGACGCCTCGCCGTCAAACCACGTCTCCGTCCCTGTGCCGTGCCCGGCGGCCGCGGGTGACCCTCACgtccacagctgcagcagcagcgtcgGCAGCAGTCCGGCCAACGCGCGGCGACCCCGCAGCAAATCCAGAGGAGAGCTGGTCATAGTCATCAACGAGAAGCTGAAGAACA GTAATGGGATGCACCCGGCGTCCGCAGAGAGCACCTCTCCAGTCATCTCCTCTCCCCCCAGAAGACAACACTCCATCTCGTACCCTCACCATGGCAAGACCAGGAAGGGCAGCAGGGCCGGATCCATCGGGTACACCGCCTTCTCGCCCAGGCCGTCCATTTCGCGCCACTCCAGCATCGCCACCAACCCCCCGCTGGACCGCACCATGGTGAAGGACTACCTCCTCCTGTCCGTGCTGGCCTGCTTCTGCCCCGTGTGGCCCATAAACATCGTGGGATTTGTTTACTCCATCATG TCCAAGAACAGTCTGGAGCAGGGAAACCTGGATGGAGCCGTGCGCCTGGGCCGCGTGGCCAAAATGCTCTCCGTGGTGTCACTAGTTGGAGGGACGGTCATTATCATCGCCTGCATTGTCAACCTGGCGA
- the kif22 gene encoding kinesin-like protein KIF22: MAQRVATADGGNKKTSRVRVAVRLRPYMGKLDEKNEGLCVKGLDSQNLEIINWRNATETVKYHFDVFHGEQTTQQEVFLSSVKPVLPHILNGQNASVFAYGPTGAGKTHTMLGSSEQPGVIPRAVREVFKLVKAKDEGEGWEYSIGMSYLEIYNEKVLDLLSPGSQDLPIREDKDKNILIPGLTHTTISSFSDFDKHFIPASLNRTTASTKLNQRSSRSHAILLIKVVRTQRALSHRQQTGKLYLVDLAGSEDNRRTGNQGIRLKESGAINLSLFTLSKVVDSLNSATAVRVPYRDSKLTRLLQDSLGGSAHSVMITNIAPEYKYYFDTFTALNFAAKSKLIVNKPFTRETVAVPVLPVKRARDDREAGGSDSEPHKKKQKEKGREMTDSSHPAHLNSLSEPSVMDRLIALEKLMMSCQDKDRSSMLKDVAQSRKEIQELKEKQREFENKALLLSRLAGEKLSTKQEPDFKNNTAPLQRKQSNASKPKKQQAVVQPLQVSQLQPLQQLAVVKKQSVCVKKKKLSGHVELPDGKENIMESSWESQLDTSVLEQSRKKILQLLNSSSLKELKSLQQIGDKKAKLILGWREIHGDFTQLEDLGKVESMTEKRFSSFMKANILSAMGK; the protein is encoded by the exons aTGGCTCAGCGTGTGGCGACAGCAGACGGAGGCAACAAGAAGACATCCAGAGTTCGGGTTGCGGTTCGTCTGCGACCCTATATGGGCAAACTTGATGAGAAAAACGAGGGTCTATGTGTGAAAGGTTTGGACTCGCAAAACCTGGAGATAATCAACTGGAGGAATGCCACAGAAACAGTTAAATATCA ttttgacGTATTTCATGGAGAACAAACAACGCAACAAGAGGTTTTCCTCTCATCGGTGAAGCCCGTCCTGCCTCACATATTGAATGGTCAAAATGCCAGTGTGTTTGCCTATGGGCCAACAGGAGCAG GTAAGACGCACACCATGTTGGGCAGTTCAGAGCAGCCAGGTGTGATCCCCCGAGCCGTTCGGGAAGTCTTCAAACTGGTCAAAGCGAAGGATGAGGGTGAAGGATGGGAATACAGCATTGGCATGTCTTATCTGGAAATTTACAATGAGAAG GTACTTGATCTTCTGTCGCCAGGCTCTCAGGATCTGCCAATCAGAGAGGACAAGGACAAGAACATCCTCATACCGGGCCTCACTCACACAACAATCTCCTCCTTCTCAGATTTTGACAAACACTTTATTCCCGCCAGCCTCAATCGTACAACAGCTTCAACCAAACTAAATCAGCGCTCCAGTCGCAGCCATGCTATTCTCCTCATCAAG GTTGTACGAACTCAGCGAGCCTTATCCCACAGACAACAGACGGGCAAACTGTACTTGGTCGACCTGGCTGGGTCTGAGGACAACCGCCGCACGGGCAACCAGGGCATCCGTCTGAAGGAAAGCGGTGCCATCAACCTCTCACTGTTCACACTCAGCAAAGTGGTGGATTCTCTGAACTCGGCCACTGCCGTCCGTGTTCCGTACAGAGACAGTAAACTGACGCGGCTGTTGCAGGACTCTCTGGGTGGCTCTGCTCACTCCGTCATGATCACCAACATCGCACCAGAGTACAAATATTACTTTGACACTTTCACTGCCCTCAACTTTGCAGCAAAGTCCAAGCTCATTGTGAACAAACCTTTCACCAGAGAAACTGTTGCTGTGCCTGTGCTGCCAG TGAAGCGAGCCAGAGACGATCGTGAGGCCGGAGGGTCCGACAGTGAGCCACACAAGAAAAAGCAAAAGGAGAAGGGAAGAGAGATGACCGATTCCTCACACCCTGCACATTTGAACAG TCTGTCAGAACCGTCAGTGATGGACAGACTAATAGCTCTGGAGAAGCTAATGATGAGCTGCCAAGATAAAGACAGAAGCAGCATGTTAAAGGATGTGGCTCAGTCTCGTAAGGAGATCCAG GAGCTCAAAGAGAAGCAGAGGGAGTTTGAGAACAAAGCTCTTCTACTGAGTCGCCTGGCCGGAGAGAAGTTGAGCACAAAACAAGAGCCTGACTTCAAAAACAACACGGCGCCTCTGcaaagaaaacagtcaaatgCCTCGAAACCCAAGAAACAGCAGGCGGTGGTTCAGCCTCTTCAAG TGTCCCAGCTTCAGCCTCTTCAGCAGCTTGCTGTGGTCAAGaaacagtctgtctgtgtcaagaagaagaagctttcaGGCCATGTTGAG CTTCCAGATGGTAAGGAGAATATCATGGAGAGCAGCTGGGAGTCTCAGCTGGACACATCTGTGCTGGAACAGTCTAGAAAAAAGATCCTGCAGCTCCTCAACAGCAGCTCCCTCAAAGAGCTGAAAAGTCTGCAGCAGATCGGTGACAAGAAGGCAAAGCTCATCCTGGGCTGGAGGGAGATCCACGGTGACTTCACACAG ttgGAAGATCTGGGAAAAGTAGAGAGTATGACGGAGAAGCGGTTTTCCTCCTTTATGAAG gcAAACATCCTGAGTGCGATGgggaaatga